A single Lactuca sativa cultivar Salinas chromosome 8, Lsat_Salinas_v11, whole genome shotgun sequence DNA region contains:
- the LOC111896205 gene encoding uncharacterized protein LOC111896205, with the protein MSLRIKTVVEKFVEELKEALDADIQDRNMKEREMQSYIEEREREVAEREAAWKAELSRREAEIVRQEVKLKMERENLEKEKSVLMGTASNQDNLDGALEITVSGEKYRCLRFSKAKK; encoded by the exons ATGTCTTTGAGGATAAAGACAGTGGTCGAGAAATTCGTTGAGGAATTGAAAGAAGCTCTCGATGCAGACATACAAGATAGAAACATGAAGGAGAGAGAGATGCAGAGTTATATCGAAGAGCGCGAACGTGAGGTAGCCGAGCGTGAAGCTGCCTGGAAAGCCGAACTCTCTCGTCGAGAG gCAGAGATTGTGAGGCAAGAAGTAAAATTGAAGATGGAAAGGGAAAACCTTGAGAAAGAAAAGAGTGTGTTAATGGGAACTGCATCGAATCAAGATAATCTTGATGGGGCTCTTGAAATTACTGTAAGTGGTGAAAAATACCGATGCCTTAGGTTCTCAAAGGCCAAAAAATAA
- the LOC111896197 gene encoding damage-control phosphatase At2g17340 has product MESSGEMVAFPLLITPIETNYRACTIPYRFPSDNPKKPTPTELSWINLFANSIPSFKKRAESDDTVSDAPAKAEKFAQRYTELLEDFKKDPESHGGPPDCIHLCRMRELILREVGFRDIFKKVKEEENAKAITLFKEVVELNDAIEDESKRMENLVRGIFAGNIFDLGSAQLAELFSKDGMSFLASCQNIVPRPWVIDDLDAFISKWSKKPWKKAVIFVDNSGADIVLGILPFARELLRHGTKVVLAANDLPSINDVTYHELLEIISKLKDENGKLLGVDIQNLLIANSGNDLPVIDLASVSQELAYLASDADLVICEGMGRGIETNLYAQFKCDSLKIGMVKHQEVAQFLGGRLYDCVFKFNEVATC; this is encoded by the exons ATGGAGAGCTCGGGAGAGATGGTGGCGTTCCCCTTGTTGATTACGCCGATCGAGACCAATTACAGGGCATGCACGATCCCCTACAGGTTCCCCTCTGATAACCCCAAGAAACCAACTCCCACTGAGCTCTCTTGGATCAACCTCTTCGCCAATTCGATTCCCTCTTTCAA GAAGAGAGCAGAAAGCGATGATACTGTCTCCGATGCTCCTGCTAAAGCTGAAAAGTTTGCTCAAAG GTATACTGAATTACTAGAGGACTTCAAAAAAGATCCTGAAAGCCATGGTGGACCACCTGATTGCATA CATCTTTGTCGTATGCGTGAGCTTATCCTCAGAGAGGTTGGTTTCAGAGACATATTCAAGAAAGTTAAG GAAGAAGAAAATGCCAAAGCAATAACCTTATTTAAGGAAGTTGTTGAGTTGAATGATGCTATTGAAGATGAATCAAAGCGAATGGAGAATTTGGTCAGAGGAATATTTGCAGGGAACATATTTGATCTAGGTTCTGCACAG CTTGCAGAGTTATTCTCAAAAGATGGAATGTCCTTTTTGGCCAGTTGTCAAAATATTGTTCCTCGACCTTGGGTTATTGATGATTTGGATGCTTTCATTTCAAAATGGAGCAAGAAACCTTGGAAAAag GCTGTGATATTTGTGGATAATTCAGGTGCAGATATTGTTTTGGGTATATTGCCTTTTGCTAGAGAATTACTTCGTCATGGGACAAAG GTTGTATTGGCAGCTAATGACCTGCCTTCTATCAATGATGTAACTTATCATGAGCTACTGGAGATCATCTCAAAG TTGAAGGATGAAAATGGAAAGCTTTTGGGTGTTGATATTCAGAATCTTTTGATTGCCAATTCTGGTAATGATTTACCG GTAATTGATCTTGCCAGCGTGTCACAAGAGCTTGCATACCTGGCAAGTGATGCTGACCTGGTAATTTGTGAAGGAATG GGTCGAGGAATCGAGACAAATCTTTATGCTCAATTTAAGTGTGATTCCCTCAAGATTGGAATG GTGAAGCATCAAGAGGTTGCCCAGTTCCTTGGTGGGAGGCTGTACGATTGTGTATTCAAGTTCAATGAAGTTGCAACTTGTTGA